TTATCGAGGATCCATTTCACTTTTGTACCGGAGAAGTATGCATCAATCAAGAGACCGGTTTTATCACGGAATGTGTCATTCAAGCCCTTTTCACGCAGCTCCTGACAAATATCATCTGTCTGACGGGATTGCCAAACGAGCGCGTTGTATACCGGTTTACCTGTTTCCTTCTCCCATACAACCGTCGTCTCACGCTGATTTGTGATCCCGATGGACGCAATTTCCTTTGGAGAAACATCCTGGTTTGCCAATACTTCTGCAATGACGCCGAGAATGGATGACCAGATTTCATTGGCATTATGCTCTACCCAGCTTGGCTTCGGGAAATACTGTGTGAACTCACGTTGCGCGACATCCACAATTTCCCCTTTTTTGTTAAAAAGGATTGCCCGTGAACTGGTTGTGCCCTGATCGAGTGCGAGTACAAATTTCTTTTCCATGAATAAATTCCTCCTTGAGTTTATTTCTCTGTATTTATTGATTGTCAGGGCTGCGTCTTTCCATGGAAGTTGCAGCCCATTTTTAAATTAGTTTGCGCGTTCTTCAGGATTATGCTGAATATCTTCTCCCTGACGGATTTCCTCTGCGACGTTCTTTTTTTGCATCTGTATTGAGGCAAACAATACTGCAAAAAATGCTGCGATAAACACCCACAGTAACATTGGCGGATTCCCTTGATAAAGCGCTACGTAAAGTGTTGTTCCAAGACCACCGCCGATAATTGGTCCCACTACAGGAATCCAAGAGTAACCCCAGTCGGAGCTTCCCTTCCCTGCAATCGGAAGTAATGCGTGTGCAATTCTCGGCCCTAAATCACGTGCAGGATTGATGGCGTATCCGGTTGTTCCACCGAGTGACATACCGATTACAACAATCAGAAGACCAGTGATTAATGGACCTAATCCATCAGAAAATGCATTTCCGCCTAAGAACATTATTCCAAACAGAAGAACGAACGTGCCGAGCACTTCACTGAAATAATTCTGTGGAGTGTGTTTGATCGCCGGTCCTGTTGAAAATACAGCCAACTTAGCTCCCTGGTCCTGAGTTGCCTTCCAATGTGGATAGTAATGGAAAAAGACAAGAACACCGCCTGTAAATGCACCTGCAATCTGTGCAAGTACATATCCCGGAACGTCCGCCCAGGCAAAATCACCGATTGCTGCCAAACCAACGGTAACCGCAGGATTGATATGACCGCCACTGATATCGCCAATCGCATATACCGCCATAGCAACCCCAAGACCCCATGCAAACGTGATGACTATCCAACCACCGGCTTCTGACTTCGTGCCTTTCAAAACAACGCCTGCCACAACCCCCCCCACCAAAAATGATGAGAAGCATTGTGCCTAAAAATTCTGCTAAAACTGGTGACATGTTTATTTCCCCCTCAAGAAATAAAATTTGTGTGGATACAAAAAAGACCAACGAAAAGCTCCCCTGGCCATGGTCCAGGGTCTCCTTTTCGTTGGTCTCATCGTCTCCACGAAAAAATAATTAACTTAAGTCTTATTAAAACACCGCCTGAAAGCGTTGTCAATCCATTTTCAGATAATATTTTTTGGGAATTTTTCAAATCCTTCACGAAGTCTTGAGAACAAAGACTTGTTCAATATTTCACAACCATAAATTTTTATTTGACGTCGTCACAGCCGAAGCTCCTGCATTGATGGATGCCCTGGCTTCGAGTTCAGTTCGGATCAGCCCGCCCGCAATAATCGTCGATCCTGTTTTTTCTTTAATCTCCGAGATAATATGGGGCATGATCCCCGGTAATACCTCAACGCAGTCAGGCTGGATATTTTCAAACATCTGAAATCTGGACTCTAATGCAATGGAGTCTAGTAGAAACATCCGCTGCACGGTTAAGAGACCAGATTTTTTTGCTGTATGCAAAATACTTTTTCGCGTGGACACCAGCCCAAAAGGCTTGATATCCCGACAAAGAAACTGCGCTGCATACTCATCGGTTTTGAGTCCTTGCACGAGATCGGCATGAAGCAGTACTTTTTTATCATAGGACTTGAGCATTTTCATCAGACTCTTTAACTGGCCGACATGGGTATTTAAGAGCACAATATGCTCATAATCGGTTTTAACAACGCGATCAAGATCTTTTAAATCCCGGATTGCCGGTAAGATCTCGGAACTGAATGGGTTCATGAAGTATCCTCCTTTTCTCGATACATCTATCAGTATAGCCTAATTCACCCAAGAAACGAACCATCTTTTGCAGATTCTGTGATCAGGACTTCTTCTTCAGAACAAAAGAGCTCTCTTGATTTTAGAGAGCTCTCTTGATTCAGCACCGGTGCTGAATAGAGTACAGATCTTTTCTGCGGTCCTTCCACTGTGTCACATTACCGGACTTCCTCGACCGTCTGAGAACCTCGAGATCCACATCCCCTACGAGGACGGTTTCGATATTCGGACTCGTCTCACCGACGATCCCGTCTCTTGCAAACGTAAAGTCGGAAGGAGTAAAGATACCTGACTGGGCATATTGGATGTCCATGTTTTCGACATCCGAAATATTTCCTACAGTTCCAGTTATTGCCACATAAATCTGATTTTCGACTGCTCTTGCCTGGGCACAGTAGCGAACGCGAAGATACCCCTGTCTGTCGTCCGTACAGAACGGGCTGAAGATGATATTCGCACCCTTCTCAGTTGCAATTCGAGCAAGTTCCGGGAACTCGACGTCGTAACAAATCTGAATGGCGATCTTCCCGCAGTCTGTGTCAAAGACTTCAACTTTATCGCCACCGGTAATGCCCCAAAATTTCCGTTCGTTTGGTGTAATATGGACCTTATACTGCTTCTCGATCGTCCCATCTCTTCGGAAGAGGTATGCGATGTTATAAATCTCACCTTCTTCCTCTACGAAATGAGACCCGCCGATAATGTTGACATTATATTTAATGGCAAGCTCCGTGAAGAGATTGATATAATCTTCCGTAAAGTCCGTCAGCCTGCGGATCGCCTGACTGGGGCTCTTCTCTTCAATAAACGACAATAGTTGCGTCGTGAAAATTTCCGGAAAAACAACAAAATCAGAGGCATAGCTCGCACCAACATCCGCGTAATATTCACACTGTTGTGCAAAATCATCAAAGGAATCGATCTTTTTCATCATATACTGTATCGCACAGATCCGGACAGGAAAGGACGTCTTGAAATGACGCTTCGTCGTCGGCCTGTAATCGACATTGTTCCACTCCATAAGAGTGGCATAGGCCATTGAGGCCCGGTCGTCCGTCAAATAGCGTGCGTTAATCCGCTTCAGCGTAAATCCGTTCATCACCTGAAATGTCAGAACCGGATCATAAATATGGTGATTCATCACTGCATCGACGTACTCACGCGGCGTCATATCCTCACTGTATTTTCGGAAATTAGGTATACGGCCGCCGATAATAATGCTTTTCAGGTTATATTCCCTTGCCAGTTCTTTTCTCGCTTCGTAAAGACGGCGACCGATTTTCATCCGGCGGTAATCAGGATGAACGGCGACCTCAATCCCGTAAAGATTATAGCCTTCCGGATCATGGTTGGTAATGTACCCCTCATCCGTGATCTCATCCCAGGTGTGCTGATCGTCGTATTCGTCAAAATTGATCAGGAGACTCGAACAGGTACCGATGATCTCACCTTCGACCTCAACGCAGAACTGCCCCTCCGGAAAGACCTCAATGTGACTGATCAGGTGCTGCCTTGTCCAGGCTTCCATGTTCGGAAAACAAATCTTGGACAGCTGAAT
This genomic window from [Bacillus] selenitireducens MLS10 contains:
- a CDS encoding GNAT family N-acetyltransferase, with amino-acid sequence MSSLDMSKFEKKIIVRNIRYEDIDDIIQLSKICFPNMEAWTRQHLISHIEVFPEGQFCVEVEGEIIGTCSSLLINFDEYDDQHTWDEITDEGYITNHDPEGYNLYGIEVAVHPDYRRMKIGRRLYEARKELAREYNLKSIIIGGRIPNFRKYSEDMTPREYVDAVMNHHIYDPVLTFQVMNGFTLKRINARYLTDDRASMAYATLMEWNNVDYRPTTKRHFKTSFPVRICAIQYMMKKIDSFDDFAQQCEYYADVGASYASDFVVFPEIFTTQLLSFIEEKSPSQAIRRLTDFTEDYINLFTELAIKYNVNIIGGSHFVEEEGEIYNIAYLFRRDGTIEKQYKVHITPNERKFWGITGGDKVEVFDTDCGKIAIQICYDVEFPELARIATEKGANIIFSPFCTDDRQGYLRVRYCAQARAVENQIYVAITGTVGNISDVENMDIQYAQSGIFTPSDFTFARDGIVGETSPNIETVLVGDVDLEVLRRSRKSGNVTQWKDRRKDLYSIQHRC
- a CDS encoding glycerol-3-phosphate responsive antiterminator, producing MNPFSSEILPAIRDLKDLDRVVKTDYEHIVLLNTHVGQLKSLMKMLKSYDKKVLLHADLVQGLKTDEYAAQFLCRDIKPFGLVSTRKSILHTAKKSGLLTVQRMFLLDSIALESRFQMFENIQPDCVEVLPGIMPHIISEIKEKTGSTIIAGGLIRTELEARASINAGASAVTTSNKNLWL